In the Mastacembelus armatus chromosome 17, fMasArm1.2, whole genome shotgun sequence genome, one interval contains:
- the wrnip1 gene encoding ATPase WRNIP1 isoform X1, with translation MANEMNSNVTAHDSVQCPVCFKGFKAATINGHLDVCLLTSATDDSTPPLKKSRITGEVVPSSPTVNKGASSCSSMPGPPSSPVFSLFQTNKSKSSGQSERDGLFTSKQSASSAVNKGLKRGLLNESEPGAAGTENLSSQISAPSGKTSKTLRDLSPRTLLTMDKPLAEMLRPNTLEEYFGQSKVVGQQTLLRSLLDSQEIPSLILWGPPGCGKTTLAHIIASTSKKNGTARFVTLSATSASTNDVREVIKQAQNELRLCKRKTILFIDEIHRFNKSQQDTFLPHVECGTVTLIGATTENPSFQVNSALLSRCRVLVLEKLSVEAMGSILGRAVATLGIRVLGQGPANHKDQEQTNGHEPKIYIEQKALDTIAYLCDGDARAGLNSLQLAVQAQMSLTRPNTLVQDGSSQEILVKEEHAKEGLQRSHILYDKAGEEHYNCISALHKSMRGSHENASLYWLGRMLEGGEDPLYVARRLVRFASEDIGMADPSALPQAVSAFQACHFIGMPECEVILAQCVVYLARAPKSVEIYRAYDNVKACLRNHKGPLPPVPLHLRNAPTRLMKQLGYAKGYKYNPAFSGPVEQEYLPEELEGINFFTWTPSDP, from the exons ATGGCGAACGAGATGAATTCTAATGTTACAGCCCATGACTCGGTgcaatgtcctgtttgttttaaaggctTCAAGGCTGCCACAATTAACGGACACCTCGACGTATGTCTGCTGACAAGCGCTACTGACGATAGCACACCTCCTTTAAAGAAATCTCGCATTACTGGTGAGGTTGTGCCGTCCAGTCCCACTGTCAACAAAGGTGCGTCCAGCTGCTCTTCAATGCCAGGGCCACCGTCAtctccagtgttttctctctttcagacCAACAAGAGTAAAAGTTCAGGTCAGAGTGAACGGGATGGTTTGTTTACCAGTAAACAAAGCGCTTCCAGTGCGGTCAACAAGGGGCTTAAACGTGGCTTACTGAATGAGTCTGAACCTGGAGCAGCAGGTACAGAAAATCTGAGCAGCCAAATATCTGCGCCCAGCGGGAAGACCTCAAAGACTTTACGGGATTTGTCACCACGGACGTTGCTAACCATGGACAAGCCTTTGGCGGAGATGTTGAGGCCAAACACACTGGAGGAATATTTTGGTCAAAGTAAAGTTGTAGGCCAGCAAACACTCCTAAGATCACTTCTCGACTCCCAGGAAATACCATCTCTGATCCTGTGGGGACCACCGGGATGTGGAAAG ACCACTCTAGCTCACATTATAGCCAGCACCAGTAAAAAGAATGGCACAGCTCGTTTTGTCACTTTGTCTGCAACCAGCGCGTCCACCAATGATGTCCGAGAGGTGATCAAGCAGGCACAGAATGAGCTCCGATTGTGCAAGAGGAAGACCATCCTGTTCATCGATGAAATTCACCGATTCAACAAATCCCAACAG GACACCTTTCTTCCCCATGTGGAGTGTGGGACGGTAACACTGATCGGGGCAACCACAGAGAATCCGTCCTTCCAAGTGAATTCTGCCCTGCTGAGCCGGTGCAGGGTGCTGGTCCTGGAGAAGCTCTCTGTGGAGGCAATGGGCTCGATCCTGGGCAGGGCCGTGGCCACACTGGGGATCAGAGTTTTGGGACAAGGTCCAGCAAATCATAAAGATCAGGAACAAACAAATGGACATGA GCCAAAAATTTACATTGAACAAAAAGCTCTAGACACCATAGCCTACCTCTGTGATGGAGATGCAAGAGCAGGACTTAATAGTCTGCAGCTGGCTGTTCAGGCTCAGATGAGCTTGACCCGGCCCAACACTTTAGTACAAGATGGTTCTTCTCAAGAAATACTGGTGAAGGAAGAGCATGCCAAAGAGGGTCTTCAAAGGTCCCATATTCTCTATGATAAAGCTG GTGAGGAGCATTACAATTGTATCTCAGCACTGCACAAGTCTATGAGAGGCTCCCATGAGAATGCCTCTCTCTACTGGCTGGGCCGCATGCTGGAGGGTGGTGAGGATCCCCTCTATGTGGCTCGCAGACTGGTCCGCTTTGCCAGCGAGGATATTG GTATGGCAGATCCCTCTGCTCTTCCTCAGGCTGTGTCTGCCTTCCAGGCCTGTCACTTCATTGGGATGCCTGAATGTGAG GTGATACTGGCTCAGTGTGTGGTGTATCTGGCACGAGCACCCAAGTCGGTGGAGATCTACAGGGCCTATGATAATGTTAAGGCCTGTCTGAGGAACCATAAAGGCCCCCTGCCCCCTGTCCCCCTGCACCTCCGCAATGCCCCCACCAGGCTGATGAAACAATTAGGCTATGCTAAAGGCTACAAGTACAACCCAGCCTTCAGCGGCCCTGTAGAGCAGGAGTACTTACCTGAGGAGCTGGAGGGCATCAACTTCTTCACCTGGACACCTTCAGACCCATGA
- the wrnip1 gene encoding ATPase WRNIP1 isoform X2: MPGPPSSPVFSLFQTNKSKSSGQSERDGLFTSKQSASSAVNKGLKRGLLNESEPGAAGTENLSSQISAPSGKTSKTLRDLSPRTLLTMDKPLAEMLRPNTLEEYFGQSKVVGQQTLLRSLLDSQEIPSLILWGPPGCGKTTLAHIIASTSKKNGTARFVTLSATSASTNDVREVIKQAQNELRLCKRKTILFIDEIHRFNKSQQDTFLPHVECGTVTLIGATTENPSFQVNSALLSRCRVLVLEKLSVEAMGSILGRAVATLGIRVLGQGPANHKDQEQTNGHEPKIYIEQKALDTIAYLCDGDARAGLNSLQLAVQAQMSLTRPNTLVQDGSSQEILVKEEHAKEGLQRSHILYDKAGEEHYNCISALHKSMRGSHENASLYWLGRMLEGGEDPLYVARRLVRFASEDIGMADPSALPQAVSAFQACHFIGMPECEVILAQCVVYLARAPKSVEIYRAYDNVKACLRNHKGPLPPVPLHLRNAPTRLMKQLGYAKGYKYNPAFSGPVEQEYLPEELEGINFFTWTPSDP; this comes from the exons ATGCCAGGGCCACCGTCAtctccagtgttttctctctttcagacCAACAAGAGTAAAAGTTCAGGTCAGAGTGAACGGGATGGTTTGTTTACCAGTAAACAAAGCGCTTCCAGTGCGGTCAACAAGGGGCTTAAACGTGGCTTACTGAATGAGTCTGAACCTGGAGCAGCAGGTACAGAAAATCTGAGCAGCCAAATATCTGCGCCCAGCGGGAAGACCTCAAAGACTTTACGGGATTTGTCACCACGGACGTTGCTAACCATGGACAAGCCTTTGGCGGAGATGTTGAGGCCAAACACACTGGAGGAATATTTTGGTCAAAGTAAAGTTGTAGGCCAGCAAACACTCCTAAGATCACTTCTCGACTCCCAGGAAATACCATCTCTGATCCTGTGGGGACCACCGGGATGTGGAAAG ACCACTCTAGCTCACATTATAGCCAGCACCAGTAAAAAGAATGGCACAGCTCGTTTTGTCACTTTGTCTGCAACCAGCGCGTCCACCAATGATGTCCGAGAGGTGATCAAGCAGGCACAGAATGAGCTCCGATTGTGCAAGAGGAAGACCATCCTGTTCATCGATGAAATTCACCGATTCAACAAATCCCAACAG GACACCTTTCTTCCCCATGTGGAGTGTGGGACGGTAACACTGATCGGGGCAACCACAGAGAATCCGTCCTTCCAAGTGAATTCTGCCCTGCTGAGCCGGTGCAGGGTGCTGGTCCTGGAGAAGCTCTCTGTGGAGGCAATGGGCTCGATCCTGGGCAGGGCCGTGGCCACACTGGGGATCAGAGTTTTGGGACAAGGTCCAGCAAATCATAAAGATCAGGAACAAACAAATGGACATGA GCCAAAAATTTACATTGAACAAAAAGCTCTAGACACCATAGCCTACCTCTGTGATGGAGATGCAAGAGCAGGACTTAATAGTCTGCAGCTGGCTGTTCAGGCTCAGATGAGCTTGACCCGGCCCAACACTTTAGTACAAGATGGTTCTTCTCAAGAAATACTGGTGAAGGAAGAGCATGCCAAAGAGGGTCTTCAAAGGTCCCATATTCTCTATGATAAAGCTG GTGAGGAGCATTACAATTGTATCTCAGCACTGCACAAGTCTATGAGAGGCTCCCATGAGAATGCCTCTCTCTACTGGCTGGGCCGCATGCTGGAGGGTGGTGAGGATCCCCTCTATGTGGCTCGCAGACTGGTCCGCTTTGCCAGCGAGGATATTG GTATGGCAGATCCCTCTGCTCTTCCTCAGGCTGTGTCTGCCTTCCAGGCCTGTCACTTCATTGGGATGCCTGAATGTGAG GTGATACTGGCTCAGTGTGTGGTGTATCTGGCACGAGCACCCAAGTCGGTGGAGATCTACAGGGCCTATGATAATGTTAAGGCCTGTCTGAGGAACCATAAAGGCCCCCTGCCCCCTGTCCCCCTGCACCTCCGCAATGCCCCCACCAGGCTGATGAAACAATTAGGCTATGCTAAAGGCTACAAGTACAACCCAGCCTTCAGCGGCCCTGTAGAGCAGGAGTACTTACCTGAGGAGCTGGAGGGCATCAACTTCTTCACCTGGACACCTTCAGACCCATGA